The following are encoded together in the Chiloscyllium plagiosum isolate BGI_BamShark_2017 chromosome 19, ASM401019v2, whole genome shotgun sequence genome:
- the LOC122559413 gene encoding uncharacterized protein LOC122559413 produces MGHKDEHERCFCPPEIIPGTANQPAVSGHPCPCVSGFITSNNFPSLYQNSADMYWFFNMAQLSNTTRQYRGIRFQVESLSVESQEDYISFGCGTDPDRQKQFTLTQKNLNITTFHLSDCTDSWVHFHSGPNVPNTRFKIYYEMVPRLCLNLSCDVNAVCYRDSAESLICSCKPGWRRSGPRCYELRNMVQGVTASVTGPNVTLRWTVVPIPGTEILNYQVNTNCTNHTNGIIQLQTHQPGNTTSLVFTGLGSLSLCTTVIQVNTSSDGLVTTQPFTFRTFSESLSLTSISTTSAVISWVPLGSVSALRGCSLSYYSIGSPDTVHTVSLVPVSTEAVITGSMAADAHNPRSNEVKI; encoded by the exons GATGCTTTTGCCCACCAGAAATTATCCCGGGAACAGCGAACCAGCCGGCTGTATCAGGGCATCCCTGCCCCTGTGTATCAGGCTTTATCACGTCCAATAACTTCCCGAGTCTGTACCAGAACAGCGCAGACATGTACTGGTTCTTCAACATGGCCCAGTTGTCTAACACCACTCGACAGTACAGAG GAATCCGATTCCAGGTGGAGTCACTCTCTGTGGAGTCCCAGGAGGATTACATCTCCTTTGGATGTGGAACAGATCCTGATCGACAGaaacagttcacactgacccagaAAAACTTGAACATCACGACCTTTCACCTCTCTGATTGCACAGACTCCTGGGTCCATTTCCACTCTGGCCCCAATGTGCCGAACACAAGGTTCAAAATTTATTATGAAATGG TGCCCCGTCTATGCCTGAACCTGAGTTGTGACGTCAATGCAGTTTGTTACAGAGACAGCGCCGAGTCCCTGATATGTAGCTGCAAACCAGGCTGGAGGAGATCAGGTCCCAGGTGTTACG AGCTCAGGAACATGGTACAAGGTGTAACAGCCAGTGTCACAGGACCCAATGTCACATTGAGATGGACAGTCGTCCCAATACCCGGGACTGAGATTCTCAACTACCAAGTTAACACAAACTGCACAAACCACACCAACGGGATCATCCAGCTACAAACTCACCAACCTGGAAACACCACCAGTTTGGTTTTTACCG GTCTGGGCTCCCTATCACTGTGTACCACTGTGATCCAGGTAAACACCTCCTCTGATGGCCTGGTGACCACTCAGCCTTTTACCTTCAGGACCTTCTCTG AATCTCTGAGTTTGACCTCCATCTCCACCACCAGTGCTGTGATCTCCTGGGTCCCTCTTGGGAGTGTGAGTGCTCTGAGGGGCTGCAGTCTGAGCTACTACAGCATTGGGAGCCCCGACACTGTCCACACTGTCAGCCTCGTCCCAGTCAGTACAGAGGCAGTGATCACAG GAAGTATGGCTGCTGATGCTCATAACCCAAGGAGCAATGAGGTAAAGATTTGA